GCCTCAAGATTGCTCTCACCGCTCCTCCGGTGGAGGGGGCTGCCAATCAAGCTCTCTGTCAATTTTTGGCGGGAGAGTTCAAGGTGGCCAAGGGGCGGGTGTCGATTCTCCGGGGGGAGCGTTCCCGGGAGAAGGTCGTGCGCATCGAAGCCCCTGATCCCAAGCGCTTGGCGGCCTTTTTGGATCAATGGCAACTTCCGAAGCTGAATCCCTCCAGCTGATCAGCGGAAAAAATCCTGAGCTTTGTTTTTCTAGGGACCAAACGCAAACTCCCTGGACCGGACGGCCCAGGGAGGGGATTTTGCTCATTTGGTGACAGATCCAGCCCGGGGGGGGAATCTTCAGACCAGCTTAGCCGAGGCTCTCTTCCACCCAGGTGAAGAGCTTGGATTTGGGCATGGCACCGATTTTGGTGGCTTCGATCTGGCCGTTTTTAAACAGCATCAGGGTGGGGATCCCCCGAACGCCGTAGCGGCCTGGTGTGTTGGGGTTGTGGTCGATGTTGAGTTTGGCGACCAGCAGTTTACCTTTGTACTCCTCGGCCAGCTGTTCGAGGAAGGGGGCTACCTGCTTGCAGGGTCCACACCATTCGGCCCAAAAATCGATCAGGACCGGCACTTCGGCTTGCAGGACGTCCGCATCGAACTGGGCGTCGGATGTTTGGATGATGTTTTCGCTCATGGGGGGTGCTGCTCCTGGCTGATGGGGAGTACTGCTCCTTGCTTAAACTTGCTCCTTGGGTGAAG
This sequence is a window from Magnetococcales bacterium. Protein-coding genes within it:
- a CDS encoding YggU family protein: MGVVVWRQGGLEIRVKVVPRASREKIVGLHGESLKIALTAPPVEGAANQALCQFLAGEFKVAKGRVSILRGERSREKVVRIEAPDPKRLAAFLDQWQLPKLNPSS
- the trxA gene encoding thioredoxin TrxA → MSENIIQTSDAQFDADVLQAEVPVLIDFWAEWCGPCKQVAPFLEQLAEEYKGKLLVAKLNIDHNPNTPGRYGVRGIPTLMLFKNGQIEATKIGAMPKSKLFTWVEESLG